Part of the Rhodothermus bifroesti genome, GCACAACGACTTGTTTGCTGACCGGCGCCCTGAACATTACCAGCTAAGCTGAAGCCCTTCAAGTTGCTTGAGATTTTCTTCAATACGGGCTTCAGGGTCAGGATGGAGGTCGGGCACAAACGTTTCTCCTGTGAGCTCTTCGTAGAGCAAAATGTAGCGTTGTGCAATTTCAAGGCGAACCTCATCGGGAAGGTCTGGGAGCACCTGTCCTGGCTTTCCCATAAACCCTTGGGCCATCAGCCACTCCCGTACAAATTCTTTAGAAAGCTGCCGTTGCGGCAATCCTTTACGTAGCCGCTCTTCGTATTCCTCTGCATAAAAGTAGCGGGAGGAGTCTGGCGTATGCACCTCATCGATAAGCCGTAGCGTTCCTTCCTCATCCACTCCAAACTCGTACTTGGTATCCACCAGAATCAGGCCGCGGCGTGCGGCCATCTCTGTACCCCGCTGAAACAACTTCAGCGCCAATTGTTCGAGCTGGTCGAAGGTCTCTGCGTCTAACCAGCCGCGCGCCAGGATCTCCTCTCGACTGATGTCTTCGTCATGGCCTTCAGAGGCCTTGGTGGTTGGCGTTAGGATCGGCTGAGGGAGGCGTTCGTTTTGCACCAGGCCTTCCGGCAAGCGCTTGCCGCAAAGTTGCCGGAGACCACTCTGATACAAACGCCAAGCATGGCCCGCCAAATAGCCGCGTACGACAAACTCAACAGGAATAGGCCGGCACCGACGGGCTACCGTTACGTTCGGGTCAGGTACAGCGACGACGTGGTTGGGGACCACGTCGGCTGTATGTCGGAAAAAATAGGCAGCCAACTGGTTGAGCACCTGCCCCTTAAAGGGTATGGTTTGCCGTAGCACATGATCGAAGGCCGAGATCCGGTCTGTAGTGATCAGTACCAGTAGGCCATCGATGGTGTACACGTCACGCACTTTACCCCGATAGGGCGGGCCCAAGGCCTTGAGGTGGGTCTGTCGCAGCGTACGTCCAAGCTGTGCTTTGAGCAGCGCGTTGTCGATCATGTGCGTTGGCTGCAGTCGCTGGTGTAGCGGATTTTGAGTTGTGGAACAATCAAGACTTCCAGAGGGGGGTCTTGACGAATGCCTTCTACGCGTTCAACCAGCAGCCGGGCAGATTCTTTGCCGACCGTGTGCATGTTCTGCGAAACGCTTGAAAGGCCGATGTACTCGCTAATTTTAATATCGTCGTAGCCTACCAAAGCTACGTCTTCGCCTACACGCAAACCGGCTTCACGCAGGGCTTTCCAAGCGCCGAGCGCTTGCACATCACTGCTGGCAAAGACGGCAGTAACACGGGGCGTAATGGCCAGTAACTCCTGCATAGCCTCGTAGCCTGCTTCTTCACTAAAGCCCGCGTGTTTTTCGGTCTTACCTGCACGAACCAGTTCTGGTTCATAGGGAATACCAGCTGCTTCAAGGGCCTCACGGTAGCCTGCAATGCGATCAAGCTGCAGGCTCCCTTCGGTATGCGAACGAATCATGCCAATCCGGCGATGACCACAGGCAATAAGGTGCTGCACCGCAATTCGGGCACCGGTGCGGTCGTCCCAGTAAAAACAATCAAAGTCGGTATGATGATAGCCTACCATGACCACAGGGGCATGCAAGGCGCGCAGCTCTAGCGTAAGCTTTTCATCGGCAGGTAGGCCGATCAGCAGCAAACCGTCGACAGCGCCGCGCCGCAGGAAGTTCAATAATTTCTGTTGTGGGTGTTTAGAGCCCAGGTCGCTGAGCAGCAGATCTGCATCGACGTTTTCTAAGGCAGTACGGACGCCTTTCAGGATTTCGTTATGAAAGGGCGTGGTAAATGAGGTAACCGCAACGGCCAACACGCGGGTTTTCTTTTGCGCCAGCGTACGGGCCGTTCGGTCTGGGCGAAACTGCAGCTTCTCGATGGCACGCAGCACGCGCTGGCGCGTTTCGTCAGACACATCGCTGGAGTTGTTGAGTACGCGTGAGACGGTTGAGATTGCCACGCCGGCTTCGCGAGCCACGTCGTAGATAGTGACTTTGTCTTTTTTCTCTCGTCGAATGCGCTGGGCCATAGCCGAAGCCTCCGATTGCCGTAAACGGTTGCTAAGGTGATTCCCTAGATAGGCAATAAAAGTTCCCCAAAGTAGGGCTTAAGAAGTGTAAAAGATTTGGGGCATTTTTTTGTGAAAGATTGCTTTTATGTTTGATAAGTATTATTATCAAACATAAAAAATAACCTACCTAACCTGTACACATGACCCGATCGCTTGAACCCTTACCAGCGCCACTACCCCAAACACCTTCCGGCAACGTGAATCTATTGGCGCTCTACCTAGAGCGTTTCGATCGCCCACATACGCGACGTGCTTATCGAAACGACCTGGTCGATTTCTTTGGTACGCCTCAGATCACGCTTGAGCTAGCCGCACGCACCACGTTCGTAGAGGTTAACCGCTACTTACAAGCCCTCGAGGCCCAAGGCCATAAGCCGGCCACGCTGCACCGACGGCTGGCCGCCTTACGGGGCTTTTTCGACTGGCTGGTCGCTCTGGGCGCCTTATCGCACAATCCCGCACACCGCCAGCTGGTACGCCGCCTGCGGCCGATTCATACAACCAGTCGCAGTGTCCTTTACCTGACAACTGACGAAGCTGCACGGCTCCTGGAAGCAGCTAGCCTAGATCCCCAAACCGGACTGCGTGATTATGCACTCATCCTAACATTGATCTTTTGCACGTTGCGTCGCAGCGAAGCCGCTGCTATGGATGTAGAGCATCTGCGACGCTTAGGCGCTTACTGGGTACTAGAGTTGCCGCAAACCAAAGGTGGTGCACACCAGTTCGTCAAAGTGCCTGATGCCGTTATTGACGCCATTGAAACCATGAAAAGCCACTACGGCATTACGCAAGGACCGCTGTGGCGTAGTCTAAGCCGCCGTAACTATGGTCAACGTCTAACACCACATTCTATTTATCGCATCGTTGCACAAGCAGCCCTGCAGGCTGGCCTGCCACGTATTGGCGCCCACACGCTACGGCACACAGGATGCACGTTAGCGCTAGAAGCTGGGGCTTCACTAGAACAGGTGCAGGCCCATGCCCGCCACCGGCATATTGCCACAACGTTGCGCTATATCCATCAACGGGACCGACTGGCTTCAAGTGCTGCTGATTTTATCCGGATTGAATTGCCCACCCATAGACCATAGGCTAGGGTTGCCGTCGTGCCAAAATATGCGGCGGTGT contains:
- a CDS encoding tyrosine-type recombinase/integrase; translated protein: MTRSLEPLPAPLPQTPSGNVNLLALYLERFDRPHTRRAYRNDLVDFFGTPQITLELAARTTFVEVNRYLQALEAQGHKPATLHRRLAALRGFFDWLVALGALSHNPAHRQLVRRLRPIHTTSRSVLYLTTDEAARLLEAASLDPQTGLRDYALILTLIFCTLRRSEAAAMDVEHLRRLGAYWVLELPQTKGGAHQFVKVPDAVIDAIETMKSHYGITQGPLWRSLSRRNYGQRLTPHSIYRIVAQAALQAGLPRIGAHTLRHTGCTLALEAGASLEQVQAHARHRHIATTLRYIHQRDRLASSAADFIRIELPTHRP
- a CDS encoding phosphoribosylaminoimidazolesuccinocarboxamide synthase produces the protein MIDNALLKAQLGRTLRQTHLKALGPPYRGKVRDVYTIDGLLVLITTDRISAFDHVLRQTIPFKGQVLNQLAAYFFRHTADVVPNHVVAVPDPNVTVARRCRPIPVEFVVRGYLAGHAWRLYQSGLRQLCGKRLPEGLVQNERLPQPILTPTTKASEGHDEDISREEILARGWLDAETFDQLEQLALKLFQRGTEMAARRGLILVDTKYEFGVDEEGTLRLIDEVHTPDSSRYFYAEEYEERLRKGLPQRQLSKEFVREWLMAQGFMGKPGQVLPDLPDEVRLEIAQRYILLYEELTGETFVPDLHPDPEARIEENLKQLEGLQLSW
- a CDS encoding LacI family DNA-binding transcriptional regulator codes for the protein MAQRIRREKKDKVTIYDVAREAGVAISTVSRVLNNSSDVSDETRQRVLRAIEKLQFRPDRTARTLAQKKTRVLAVAVTSFTTPFHNEILKGVRTALENVDADLLLSDLGSKHPQQKLLNFLRRGAVDGLLLIGLPADEKLTLELRALHAPVVMVGYHHTDFDCFYWDDRTGARIAVQHLIACGHRRIGMIRSHTEGSLQLDRIAGYREALEAAGIPYEPELVRAGKTEKHAGFSEEAGYEAMQELLAITPRVTAVFASSDVQALGAWKALREAGLRVGEDVALVGYDDIKISEYIGLSSVSQNMHTVGKESARLLVERVEGIRQDPPLEVLIVPQLKIRYTSDCSQRT